The following are encoded together in the Pedobacter steynii genome:
- a CDS encoding LytR/AlgR family response regulator transcription factor, producing MRVLIIEDEELAADTLHKMLLQLNPKIEVLAILGTVESAVSWLSKNTADLLFMDIHLGDGESFQIFQQVPVNSPVIFTTAYDQYTLKAFKNQGIDYLLKPFDEEDVAAALAKLDRIRKFTELDIPQISPKSEETRIRNRFMVKLGKLIKTVQSDDVAYFMADDKYLFLVTNDKQNYIIEETIGSLEPQLDTSDFFRINRKFIININAIREMYKLSRNRVRVVLEPAPVEGLEVVVSEERAEAFKNWLNQ from the coding sequence ATGAGGGTATTAATTATTGAGGATGAAGAACTGGCAGCAGATACGCTGCACAAGATGCTTTTGCAGCTGAATCCGAAAATAGAAGTACTCGCCATTCTGGGGACGGTGGAATCTGCCGTTTCCTGGCTCAGCAAAAATACCGCAGATCTGTTGTTCATGGACATCCATCTCGGAGATGGGGAAAGCTTCCAGATCTTTCAGCAGGTACCTGTAAATAGTCCGGTCATCTTTACCACTGCCTATGATCAGTATACCTTAAAAGCCTTTAAAAACCAGGGGATCGATTACCTGCTCAAACCTTTTGATGAGGAAGACGTAGCGGCAGCCCTGGCCAAACTGGACCGTATCCGTAAATTTACAGAACTGGATATCCCGCAGATCAGCCCAAAATCAGAAGAAACCAGGATCCGTAACCGCTTTATGGTTAAACTGGGTAAACTGATCAAAACGGTGCAGTCAGACGATGTGGCTTATTTTATGGCCGACGATAAATATCTTTTCCTGGTCACCAATGATAAGCAAAATTACATCATTGAAGAGACCATAGGTAGCCTGGAGCCTCAACTGGATACCTCGGATTTCTTCCGCATCAACCGGAAGTTCATCATCAACATCAACGCCATCAGGGAAATGTACAAGCTTTCCCGGAACAGGGTAAGGGTCGTATTGGAACCTGCGCCGGTTGAAGGACTGGAAGTGGTGGTTAGTGAAGAAAGGGCCGAAGCTTTCAAAAACTGGTTGAATCAGTAA
- a CDS encoding hybrid sensor histidine kinase/response regulator transcription factor: MNFYKLLFFVLLFYTIEATAQKSNISFNHLTVENGLSQSSVLSITQDSLGFMWFGTKDGLNKFNTQNFEIYKYHKKDKSSLTSSMNINALLTDHKGNVWVGTQKGLNLYLPKTNSFKRFQYHPKRKNSLSNNIIRCIYEDRQGYLWVGTDSGLNKMVGPDKFERYFTSTGPAKGRVHHLIKAIHQDHNNVMWIGTVQGLSSMTLEKGKYRYQSYIHEAGRPESLSDNDISSILEDRRHNLWIGTHNSGLELLDRTKGTFRHFKSKKGQANSISSNVIRKMMVARDGTLWVSTLNGINIIDVENQTVRVLNHHPDDPSSLNQNSIYDMMQDAAGSVWVGTYYGGVNVYHENSTPFREYKSNSGKNALSSNVVSAILEDQKHNLWIGTEAEGLNYYDRSSGKFNSFRHDPENPASLSSNLVKAVSVDHKGRVWVGTYEGGLDLFLPESGSFKHYKPNPGNPYALNSNRIIALLHDSQKRFWIGTRAQGIYLYNEKSDNFDPYTGKDGEHDLRIVRCFFEDSKKNIWIACSSGTYILENNSNILRRFKTRNDDTKFNDINFIQEDSKGIIWLGGYESGLIRYIPELKTTRFFTKEEGLPSNVVLGMLEDAKGYLWISTDNGLSKFDRKVFKTYTVRDGLPGNVFNYNSFFKDSKGEFFFGGFNGMVSFFPDQIKDNKMVPKAVFSRLRLFNKPVNINDETELLSENFSLTKSITFSHHQNIFTIDFAVLNYIKSEKNRYAYKLEGFEKDWNYVSSPSATFTNLPSGTYTLLIRGSNNDGVWTAAPARLTIHVNPPFWKTWWAYLIYLSCFLGLLFLFSRFLWIRALLRREHELYQMKLDFFTNVSHEIRTPLTLIVGPLENLINETQESPALNRKLLTVRKNAGRLTRLVNELMDFRKAESGKLRLNISPGNIVPFAKEIFLSFQYLAIKHQISYQFISEEEEIEVYFDNEQLEKVVFNLLSNAFKFTPDGGAIHLAVLKTKDGFLEIRISDNGKGIPEESRAKLFTNFYQVKDPLSRNSGTGIGLALSKKIAQLHYGGLFLLDEKNTTEEGMHTCFCLKLKLGQTHFSKEELVEEFLNSENPEHYQFNPDPENVWTSLPQENVTEEPLTLLIVEDNHEVRDFIVQSLSPYYQILVAENGEEGVDLAIEKIPDLIVSDVMMPVMDGLQLCRTLKVDVRTSHIPIILLTARSGNIHEVNGLRTGAEAYLTKPFSINSLQLNISNLLMLQANMRRKFSQQITLQPSNILIESSDEEFLNKVMLIIENNFAEADFSVNTLASDLGMSTPVLYKKIKVLTGLTVNNFVKSVRLKRAAQLLRQNVYTVYEIAYIVGFNDPKYFSKEFIKQFGRTPSDYAFEE; the protein is encoded by the coding sequence ATGAACTTTTACAAACTATTGTTTTTTGTGCTGCTCTTTTATACGATAGAAGCAACTGCGCAAAAGAGTAACATTAGCTTTAACCACCTCACTGTAGAAAACGGGCTTTCTCAAAGCAGTGTGCTATCGATTACACAAGACAGTCTGGGCTTTATGTGGTTCGGGACAAAAGACGGACTCAATAAATTCAATACCCAGAATTTCGAAATCTATAAATACCATAAAAAAGACAAGTCTTCTTTAACGAGCAGCATGAACATCAATGCGCTCCTCACAGACCATAAGGGCAATGTATGGGTGGGTACCCAGAAAGGGCTTAACCTCTACCTGCCGAAAACAAACTCCTTTAAACGTTTTCAATACCACCCGAAGCGAAAGAACAGCCTCAGTAATAACATCATCAGGTGCATCTATGAGGACCGTCAGGGCTACCTTTGGGTTGGCACAGACAGCGGTCTGAATAAAATGGTGGGCCCGGATAAGTTTGAGCGTTATTTTACCAGTACAGGTCCGGCTAAAGGACGGGTGCATCACCTGATCAAAGCGATTCATCAGGACCATAACAATGTGATGTGGATCGGGACCGTTCAGGGACTGAGCAGCATGACGCTGGAAAAGGGTAAATACCGCTACCAATCCTATATTCATGAAGCCGGCCGGCCGGAAAGCTTAAGCGATAACGACATCAGTTCGATATTGGAAGACCGCCGGCATAACCTTTGGATCGGCACCCATAACTCCGGGCTTGAGCTCCTGGACCGCACAAAGGGGACATTCCGGCATTTCAAGTCTAAAAAAGGACAGGCCAACAGCATCAGCAGCAATGTGATCCGTAAAATGATGGTGGCCAGAGACGGGACGTTATGGGTATCTACCTTAAACGGAATCAACATCATTGATGTAGAAAACCAGACGGTCAGGGTGCTGAACCACCATCCGGATGATCCTTCCAGTCTGAATCAGAATTCAATTTACGATATGATGCAGGATGCTGCAGGCTCGGTCTGGGTAGGGACATATTACGGAGGGGTGAATGTTTACCATGAAAATTCTACCCCATTCCGTGAGTATAAATCTAACAGCGGCAAAAACGCGCTCAGCAGTAATGTCGTCAGCGCAATTCTGGAAGATCAAAAGCATAACCTCTGGATCGGTACGGAAGCCGAAGGCCTCAACTATTACGACCGCAGTTCCGGGAAATTCAATAGCTTCAGACATGATCCGGAAAATCCGGCTTCACTGAGCTCCAACCTGGTTAAAGCAGTGTCTGTAGACCATAAAGGAAGAGTATGGGTGGGCACTTATGAAGGCGGCCTGGACCTGTTTCTGCCGGAGTCCGGAAGTTTCAAACATTATAAACCCAATCCCGGAAATCCTTACGCCTTAAATTCTAACCGCATTATAGCCTTGCTGCACGATAGTCAGAAGCGTTTCTGGATCGGGACCCGGGCGCAGGGAATCTACCTTTACAACGAAAAGTCGGATAATTTTGATCCCTATACCGGAAAGGATGGGGAGCATGACCTTAGAATTGTACGGTGCTTCTTCGAAGATTCTAAAAAGAACATCTGGATCGCCTGCAGTTCGGGAACGTATATCCTGGAAAACAATTCCAATATCCTCCGGCGTTTTAAGACCAGGAACGACGATACGAAGTTTAATGACATCAATTTTATTCAGGAGGACTCCAAAGGCATCATCTGGCTGGGAGGATATGAATCCGGGTTGATCCGGTATATTCCGGAACTGAAAACGACACGGTTTTTTACCAAAGAGGAGGGGCTGCCGAGCAATGTCGTGCTCGGAATGCTGGAAGATGCAAAAGGATATTTATGGATCAGTACGGATAACGGCCTTTCCAAGTTCGACCGCAAGGTGTTCAAAACCTATACCGTAAGAGATGGCCTTCCGGGAAATGTATTCAATTACAATTCATTCTTTAAAGATAGTAAGGGCGAGTTTTTCTTTGGCGGATTCAATGGTATGGTCAGCTTTTTTCCGGATCAGATCAAAGACAATAAAATGGTGCCGAAAGCAGTCTTCAGTCGCCTGAGGTTGTTTAACAAACCGGTCAATATCAATGATGAAACAGAATTGCTCTCAGAGAACTTCAGCCTGACCAAATCCATTACTTTTTCCCACCACCAGAATATTTTTACGATAGACTTTGCGGTACTCAACTACATCAAGTCAGAGAAAAACAGGTACGCCTATAAACTGGAGGGTTTTGAAAAAGACTGGAATTATGTAAGCAGCCCTTCTGCAACATTTACGAACCTTCCTTCGGGAACTTATACTTTACTGATCCGGGGTTCCAATAATGACGGGGTATGGACTGCTGCTCCTGCACGCTTAACGATCCATGTGAACCCGCCTTTCTGGAAAACCTGGTGGGCTTACCTGATTTACCTGAGCTGCTTCCTGGGACTCCTGTTTTTGTTTTCCAGATTTTTATGGATCCGTGCACTCTTAAGAAGAGAGCATGAGCTTTATCAGATGAAACTCGATTTCTTTACCAATGTATCTCATGAAATCCGGACACCACTTACCCTGATTGTGGGGCCGCTGGAAAACCTGATTAATGAAACCCAGGAATCTCCGGCCTTAAACAGGAAACTGCTGACGGTAAGAAAAAATGCGGGAAGGCTCACCAGGCTGGTCAATGAGCTGATGGATTTCAGAAAAGCAGAATCAGGAAAACTGAGGCTTAACATCTCTCCGGGAAATATCGTGCCTTTTGCCAAGGAGATTTTCCTTTCTTTTCAATACCTGGCCATCAAACACCAGATCAGTTATCAGTTTATCAGTGAGGAAGAGGAGATTGAGGTTTACTTTGATAATGAGCAACTGGAAAAAGTAGTGTTTAACCTCTTATCCAATGCTTTTAAATTTACTCCTGATGGTGGCGCAATTCATTTAGCGGTACTAAAAACAAAAGACGGTTTTCTGGAAATCAGGATATCGGACAATGGAAAAGGAATTCCCGAAGAAAGCCGGGCAAAGCTTTTTACCAATTTCTACCAGGTAAAAGATCCTTTGTCCAGAAACAGTGGTACCGGAATCGGCCTGGCATTGTCCAAAAAGATTGCGCAGCTCCACTATGGAGGTTTGTTCCTGCTGGATGAAAAAAATACGACGGAGGAAGGCATGCATACCTGCTTTTGTCTGAAACTGAAGCTGGGACAAACACATTTTTCTAAAGAAGAACTGGTAGAAGAGTTTCTGAACAGCGAGAACCCGGAACATTACCAGTTTAATCCCGATCCTGAAAATGTATGGACGAGCCTGCCTCAGGAAAATGTTACGGAAGAACCGCTGACTTTACTGATTGTCGAAGACAACCATGAAGTACGGGACTTTATTGTACAGTCGCTGAGTCCTTATTACCAGATCCTGGTAGCAGAAAACGGAGAAGAGGGGGTTGACCTGGCGATAGAAAAAATCCCCGACCTGATTGTCAGTGATGTGATGATGCCGGTGATGGACGGCTTACAGCTTTGCCGTACCTTAAAGGTGGATGTACGGACCAGCCATATCCCGATTATCCTGCTTACCGCACGTTCGGGAAATATCCATGAGGTAAATGGGCTCAGGACAGGAGCGGAGGCTTACCTGACCAAACCTTTCAGCATCAACAGTCTGCAGCTCAATATTTCCAATCTGCTCATGCTTCAGGCAAATATGAGGCGCAAATTCAGTCAGCAGATTACCTTACAACCCTCCAATATTTTAATAGAATCTTCTGATGAGGAATTCCTGAACAAGGTGATGCTCATCATTGAAAATAATTTTGCCGAGGCTGATTTCAGTGTGAATACCCTGGCCTCAGATCTGGGGATGAGTACGCCGGTTTTATATAAGAAGATCAAAGTGCTGACCGGACTAACGGTAAATAATTTTGTCAAATCGGTTCGTCTGAAAAGGGCTGCCCAGCTCCTGCGCCAAAACGTATACACCGTATATGAGATTGCTTATATCGTGGGCTTCAATGATCCGAAATATTTCAGCAAAGAATTTATTAAACAATTCGGACGTACCCCTTCTGATTATGCTTTTGAGGAATAA
- a CDS encoding AraC family transcriptional regulator encodes MKAQLLKVAMAPAQSFSVRQDVEPFVNNKWHYHQELELIYFNEGKGTQFIGDSIQPFNSGDIVLVGAHLPHYWKFDEAYFDENGKAASLDVKVAHFSEDLWGDFFLNLPENKLLKDVLEKSKRGVKVTGKNRQQVADLLTRMLKAEGTERIIMLMQALVEIAKCGQLESLASVGFQYDLEQVEKDRISDIYEYTYANFRNKICLEEIADVAKISPNSFCRYFKSRTRKTYSQFLTEIKVGQACKLLIEAHLNLKQICYNSGFNNFASFHKCFKKITGKSPLSYQREFVTG; translated from the coding sequence ATGAAAGCACAATTACTTAAAGTAGCAATGGCTCCTGCTCAATCATTTAGTGTAAGGCAGGATGTAGAACCTTTTGTAAATAACAAATGGCATTACCACCAGGAGCTGGAACTGATCTATTTCAATGAAGGTAAAGGAACCCAGTTTATAGGGGATAGCATACAACCTTTTAATTCGGGAGATATTGTGCTGGTAGGCGCGCACCTTCCTCATTACTGGAAGTTCGATGAAGCCTATTTCGATGAAAACGGAAAGGCCGCAAGCCTGGATGTTAAAGTAGCGCATTTCAGCGAAGACCTATGGGGGGATTTCTTTTTGAACCTGCCTGAAAACAAATTGCTAAAGGATGTGCTGGAGAAATCCAAAAGAGGAGTGAAGGTAACCGGAAAAAACAGACAACAGGTGGCAGACCTGCTAACCAGAATGCTGAAGGCAGAGGGTACCGAAAGAATCATCATGCTGATGCAGGCCCTGGTAGAAATTGCCAAATGCGGACAATTGGAATCACTGGCCTCTGTAGGCTTTCAATACGACCTGGAGCAGGTAGAGAAGGACCGCATCAGTGATATCTATGAATATACTTATGCCAACTTCAGAAATAAGATCTGTCTGGAAGAGATTGCCGATGTAGCCAAAATAAGTCCGAATTCTTTCTGCCGATACTTCAAATCCAGAACTCGCAAAACCTATTCGCAGTTCCTCACAGAAATTAAAGTCGGACAGGCCTGTAAGCTCCTGATTGAAGCACACCTCAACCTGAAACAAATATGCTATAACAGCGGATTTAACAATTTCGCCAGCTTTCATAAATGTTTCAAGAAAATTACCGGAAAAAGCCCGCTTTCTTACCAGCGGGAGTTTGTAACCGGATAA
- a CDS encoding SusC/RagA family TonB-linked outer membrane protein, giving the protein MKEIYTKNLYLSNKWKVCNIRQVGVIVLLALGMLFSPAVFAQKTSKIKGIVKDDKGVPLPGVGVKVKGTSTGTSTNVDGVYNLTVTGDAAVLVFSYIGFVSQEIPVGKKTDINVSLKENFSDLEEVVVTGYGGVAKKKDLTGASSSINQKTILERQPVNLFDALQGQAAGVLIVNDGGGAPGATGSVQIRGASTLNGGNGPLYIVDGVINPDGAAINPTDIANVEVLKDAASASIYGSRAANGVILITTKRGQEGKPAIDLTYNHIFGRLAHGIPVSNSAEVRAFRDIQGRGNGTDSLNPSFNADNNLQDLLLGNLAQRKEVKMGISGGQKGLSYYTSLNYMDDKSIIINSWAKRLQSRINVNYQVSPKLKYSNNMSFTWQKSNQIPIGNTVRVVIDRPAYSLIYYPDGTLTSYIASKRNPIAQALFERDEDETYSGQFNNQLDYQFTNDLKFTTLFNAKLDNFQNLYFLPRILSPNRDQNAGRNQMRKNFSWEYQAFVNYNKTINENHNFSGLLGFSADRKRMDRFQTEYLNSVSEEIFVTLPDYLTAPKTYTEATANSTASIFSRLGYNYKGRYILQGTYRRDGSSRFGPENRWGDFLSASAAWRFSDEKFMSWSKSFLEDAKIRYSFGQLGNDQIGDYEARTRIAFSGNYNGVGAGAPTTILGNKFIKWETTTQNNIGLDLSFFKGRLGFTGDYYVKKTSDLLYPREIAKETGFSKVQVNVGTIQTKGLEFVVNGTPIVSKDFEWNVTANISFERGKVLKLADGVPFFAGNKWYVEEGGKMGNFYGWRNLGVYQWDESNAYDENWKKLNVVLENGQPKYVNGKPVYTQDGREYTGNVQSKRAPDGKLKGGDAEWEEVRQDGVIDDADRQVLGNATPDYYLGVLNNFRYKNFSLSFLINGSFGGEVYNSLLQTQNNPSNTGAGSPEIVYNSWRKPGDVAKYPYYIEKNNRGNLKTNQNSLYIEDASFIRLSSARLSYRLNPDWAKRIFLKGLTTYVYGTNLLTWTNYRGYDPEFSTDNVLTPGDDTGKYPRRREFGFGVNINF; this is encoded by the coding sequence ATGAAGGAAATTTATACTAAGAACCTCTATTTGTCTAACAAATGGAAAGTATGTAATATCAGACAGGTTGGCGTGATCGTTTTACTTGCCCTGGGCATGTTATTTTCGCCCGCTGTATTTGCACAGAAAACAAGCAAAATCAAGGGAATAGTGAAGGACGACAAAGGAGTCCCGCTTCCGGGTGTGGGTGTAAAAGTAAAAGGCACCTCCACGGGAACCTCTACCAATGTAGACGGGGTCTATAACCTGACCGTAACAGGGGATGCTGCGGTATTGGTGTTCAGCTATATTGGTTTTGTCTCACAGGAAATCCCTGTAGGCAAGAAAACAGACATCAATGTGAGCCTTAAAGAAAATTTTTCTGACCTGGAAGAGGTCGTAGTAACCGGATACGGTGGGGTAGCGAAAAAGAAAGACCTGACCGGTGCCAGTTCATCTATCAATCAAAAAACCATCCTGGAACGTCAGCCGGTGAACCTTTTTGATGCCTTACAAGGTCAGGCTGCAGGGGTTTTAATCGTAAATGATGGAGGTGGTGCTCCCGGAGCAACGGGATCGGTACAGATTCGCGGGGCCTCGACACTAAACGGGGGTAACGGACCATTATATATTGTAGATGGAGTGATCAATCCTGACGGAGCAGCGATTAACCCTACAGATATTGCAAACGTGGAAGTTCTGAAAGATGCAGCTTCTGCCTCTATCTATGGTTCCAGAGCTGCCAACGGAGTAATCTTAATTACCACCAAAAGAGGTCAGGAGGGAAAACCGGCCATTGACCTGACTTATAACCATATATTTGGACGCCTGGCTCATGGCATTCCGGTGAGCAACTCTGCAGAAGTACGTGCTTTCCGCGATATTCAGGGCAGAGGAAATGGAACAGATTCCCTGAATCCAAGCTTTAATGCCGACAATAACCTGCAGGACCTCCTGCTGGGAAATCTTGCGCAAAGGAAAGAAGTGAAGATGGGCATCAGCGGCGGACAAAAAGGATTGAGCTATTATACCAGCTTAAACTATATGGACGACAAATCCATCATCATCAACAGCTGGGCAAAACGCTTACAGTCCAGGATCAATGTCAACTATCAGGTTTCTCCAAAATTGAAATATTCCAATAACATGTCTTTCACCTGGCAGAAATCAAACCAGATCCCGATTGGAAATACGGTGAGGGTAGTCATCGACAGACCTGCTTATTCCCTGATCTACTATCCTGATGGCACGCTTACGAGTTATATTGCCTCAAAAAGGAATCCGATTGCTCAGGCTTTGTTTGAAAGGGATGAGGATGAAACCTATTCCGGACAGTTCAATAACCAACTGGATTATCAGTTCACTAATGACCTGAAATTTACCACCTTATTCAATGCGAAACTGGATAACTTCCAGAACCTGTATTTCCTTCCGAGAATCCTTTCTCCCAACAGAGATCAGAATGCCGGAAGAAATCAAATGAGAAAGAACTTTAGCTGGGAATATCAGGCTTTCGTAAACTACAATAAAACCATTAATGAAAACCATAACTTCTCTGGTTTATTGGGATTTAGTGCCGACAGGAAAAGAATGGACCGTTTTCAGACGGAATATTTAAACAGTGTAAGTGAAGAGATCTTTGTGACGCTGCCGGATTACCTGACTGCACCAAAAACCTATACGGAAGCGACGGCAAATTCCACTGCTTCAATATTTTCAAGATTAGGATATAACTATAAAGGAAGGTACATTTTGCAGGGAACTTACCGCAGGGATGGTTCTTCGAGATTTGGTCCTGAAAACCGCTGGGGAGATTTCCTGTCTGCTTCAGCAGCATGGCGCTTCTCTGATGAGAAATTTATGTCCTGGTCGAAATCCTTTTTGGAAGATGCCAAAATCCGTTACAGTTTCGGTCAGCTGGGAAATGACCAGATCGGTGATTACGAAGCACGGACCAGAATTGCATTCAGTGGAAATTACAATGGTGTCGGTGCAGGAGCGCCAACCACTATTCTTGGAAATAAATTCATTAAATGGGAAACCACTACACAGAATAACATAGGTTTAGACCTGAGCTTCTTTAAAGGCAGATTGGGCTTTACCGGAGATTATTATGTGAAGAAAACTTCCGACCTCTTGTATCCAAGAGAGATTGCCAAAGAAACCGGATTCAGTAAGGTACAGGTAAATGTGGGAACGATACAAACCAAAGGATTGGAGTTTGTGGTAAACGGTACGCCAATAGTATCGAAAGATTTTGAATGGAATGTGACCGCAAACATCTCTTTTGAAAGAGGTAAAGTCTTAAAACTGGCGGATGGTGTTCCTTTCTTCGCAGGAAACAAATGGTATGTGGAAGAAGGAGGCAAGATGGGCAACTTCTACGGATGGAGAAATCTGGGAGTTTACCAGTGGGACGAATCCAACGCATACGATGAGAACTGGAAAAAGCTGAATGTGGTTCTGGAAAACGGCCAGCCTAAATATGTGAACGGAAAACCGGTATACACACAGGATGGACGGGAATATACCGGAAACGTTCAAAGTAAACGTGCACCGGATGGTAAACTCAAAGGTGGAGATGCAGAATGGGAAGAGGTCAGACAGGATGGGGTGATCGATGATGCAGACCGTCAGGTTCTGGGAAATGCCACTCCGGATTACTACCTGGGTGTGCTGAACAATTTCCGTTACAAAAACTTCTCGCTGTCTTTTCTGATCAACGGGTCATTTGGCGGAGAAGTGTACAACTCACTTTTGCAAACACAAAATAACCCTTCTAATACAGGTGCAGGTTCTCCGGAGATCGTTTACAACTCCTGGAGAAAACCGGGTGATGTAGCCAAATATCCTTATTATATAGAGAAAAATAACCGTGGAAACCTGAAAACCAATCAGAACAGCTTGTATATCGAAGATGCTTCTTTTATCAGGTTATCGAGTGCCCGGCTTTCTTATCGCTTAAATCCGGATTGGGCAAAACGTATTTTCCTGAAAGGTTTAACCACTTATGTGTACGGAACAAATCTGTTGACATGGACGAATTACCGTGGTTATGATCCTGAGTTCAGCACAGATAACGTATTGACTCCTGGTGATGATACCGGAAAGTATCCAAGAAGAAGAGAGTTTGGTTTTGGTGTGAACATTAATTTTTAA
- a CDS encoding RagB/SusD family nutrient uptake outer membrane protein has product MKTSKIITMSALATALLLGGCKKFLDEKPLAQVAVEDFYKNRYDMEASVAAIYAAFQQEMIGKEQYTEKYMYWGEYRSDNFDRFLSYTKDYVDEIVLNSLTPTNQFSDWSGLYTVIGRANSTIKYMGQAASLDVTLTPALSNSYLSQAHAMRAISYFYLVRVWGDAPIRLEPYVNITEQSDFRRESKDKIISEVIIPDLEKAYSLVVKGSKPVVYNIGEAAICATLADVYMWKKDYPNAIKWINNLFAAKGPLGATYAGASEANLQPSATWKTLFTAPATSNESIWSIHWDYLKNGCACMQTSWTNNNKQVVVDEDIWATWFQPQTQPTRSPDIRPRQTADVFLAQPKPNRDRFIKWYPTAASPTAADPFPASNQLLPVYLTMYRLGDIYLLYAEALNGSGDLAGALKYLNFVRKRAMVPEYLATDPLVSNQTAMENTILDERQLELFGEGKRWFDLVRTNHVKQVMDPILKRRQTAAGNLEAPGFLNPETKAYWPLHRNVLNSNRQLTQNPGYTD; this is encoded by the coding sequence ATGAAGACGAGTAAGATAATCACAATGTCTGCCTTAGCTACAGCGCTATTATTAGGCGGTTGTAAGAAATTTTTAGATGAAAAACCTTTAGCTCAGGTGGCTGTAGAGGATTTTTACAAAAACAGATACGATATGGAAGCCTCTGTGGCAGCCATCTATGCTGCATTTCAGCAGGAAATGATAGGGAAGGAGCAGTATACAGAGAAATATATGTACTGGGGAGAATACCGTTCCGATAATTTTGACCGGTTCCTGTCGTACACCAAAGACTATGTAGACGAAATTGTGTTGAACAGTCTGACGCCTACGAATCAGTTTTCAGACTGGAGCGGTCTTTATACGGTAATCGGAAGGGCCAATAGTACCATTAAATATATGGGGCAGGCTGCAAGCCTGGATGTGACACTTACGCCTGCCCTGAGCAATAGTTACCTTAGTCAGGCTCATGCCATGCGCGCCATCAGTTATTTTTATCTGGTGAGGGTTTGGGGAGATGCACCGATCAGACTGGAACCTTATGTAAACATTACTGAACAATCAGATTTCCGCAGAGAATCTAAAGATAAGATCATTTCAGAGGTGATTATTCCGGATCTGGAAAAGGCGTATAGCCTGGTGGTTAAAGGTTCAAAACCGGTCGTGTATAACATTGGAGAAGCCGCTATTTGTGCCACGCTTGCAGATGTGTACATGTGGAAGAAAGATTATCCGAATGCCATCAAATGGATCAATAACCTGTTTGCTGCAAAAGGACCACTGGGCGCAACTTATGCAGGTGCAAGCGAAGCAAATCTTCAACCTTCAGCAACCTGGAAAACGTTGTTTACCGCACCGGCAACAAGTAATGAGTCGATCTGGAGTATCCATTGGGATTACCTTAAAAATGGTTGTGCCTGTATGCAGACTTCCTGGACGAACAACAATAAACAAGTGGTGGTGGATGAGGACATCTGGGCAACCTGGTTCCAGCCCCAAACTCAGCCTACAAGGTCTCCGGATATCAGACCAAGACAAACGGCAGATGTGTTTCTGGCTCAGCCAAAACCAAACAGAGACCGTTTTATTAAATGGTATCCTACAGCGGCCAGCCCAACTGCGGCTGATCCCTTTCCGGCAAGCAATCAGTTGTTGCCGGTATACCTGACGATGTACCGCCTGGGAGATATTTATCTTTTATATGCAGAAGCGTTAAACGGTAGCGGTGATCTGGCCGGCGCATTAAAATACCTGAATTTTGTTCGTAAAAGAGCGATGGTTCCTGAATATCTGGCTACGGATCCACTGGTTTCCAATCAGACGGCAATGGAAAATACGATTCTGGATGAAAGACAGCTGGAACTTTTTGGAGAGGGTAAAAGATGGTTTGATCTGGTACGGACCAATCACGTTAAACAGGTGATGGATCCTATCCTTAAAAGAAGACAAACTGCTGCCGGAAATCTGGAAGCTCCGGGATTCCTGAATCCGGAAACTAAAGCCTACTGGCCTTTACACAGAAATGTGCTCAACTCTAACAGACAATTAACTCAAAACCCTGGTTATACAGACTAA